The Pungitius pungitius chromosome 10, fPunPun2.1, whole genome shotgun sequence DNA window ATGAAGATTGACTAAATAATACAGCTGTTCCTGAGGCTGAAAGCTGTAACACTGCATTCGTTTTAAAAGAAACTTTCAAAAGTTGCAAATGACTTTAATATTAATGCCAACTTAATCCACCATCTTGCAATTCATAATAAGGTGAGACATCCATATGTAACATttcaaaatcaacatttttataCATACCATTATATATAATGTTAAACGGTTTCTGACCTCAGCTTTGAGTAACGTGGTGACGTCATGGCTTTAGACGCTGATTGGTGTTCATTCTTCTTCGACAGCCGGAAGTGTTCTCAGAAAGAAAGATTCGTGCTATACGCTGAGCTATTTCTATATTATGTATTAGAACGTCCATGTTAACATAAGGTAAGATTTATTCTGGACATTAAGCCGTATGCTACGAtaacatgcatttttgtaaCCATTGATAATGTTAACAGTTTAACCATGTTAGCAAACTGACTGCAAGCTAACTAACCTAGCATACTAGCTGCCACCATAGCTAACGTAATTTGttctttaatacattttatcacGTATTAATGTAATGTAGTTATTTTATTGAGTCTTCTCACGGTGTTCAAGTGTTAGCAAGGGAAATACGGTCAAATGCTGTCGTCGCTGCTTGACACATGTTTAGCGACTTTGCTCGAAACAGCACGTTGTTAGACAATCCAATTTCAAAAGTAAAATCTTCTTTCTTAGATGACTACACGTAACCTCTTTTGCATTACTATTGCACAGactgaggtcaaaggtgagtGTAGTCCAACACCTACCTATACTAACTCACCACCTCACTGTAGGCTCAACGTTAATACATTGAGCCCTGGGTCAAAGGCGATCATAAAGCCATCATGCAAGTTTCATGTTATGTTCGGCCTCTGATGACTGAACCAGTGAATTACAGAACACCTTCAAGGGCGATGTGACCGTAGGCTTCAGAACCGTAAGCTCTTGGCAGTGTTCTACTTAAAGAGTAACATGCAGGTTCGAGACCCCCTGTCAATCAAAGAGTTGGACAATGACTCCCATCGAAATATACCTCTTTATGATTTTACATTAGAGTAAATATTTAGCAACAAAATGAATAGTTCATTggtaatggcatttctaattatttcaaatacaataacaatggaaacacacacacacacacacacacacacacacacacacacacacacacacacacacacacacacacacagcaccagtcaaaagatttcacacattcattacattatgtgtcatttagctgacactgttatACAGATATCCTTTCTTCTTGCTTCTTCACTGTAAATGTTGTCTATGCCTTCTAGCGTTTTGGAAATAATCTGGCATGTGTGCATGCGCACAAATTACACTTAATTCAATTTACTCTGAccagcccaaaatcacaaatctgAGTGTGCATCAAATCTTCACAGCATACGGCATCCTGATTCCCTGGACTCCAAAGGTACTGGAaaatcccccccaaataaaCCTGTtaagggaaaaaagaagaaatgttagGGAGAGCGGCAGTGTACAGAATGCTGTAATACATTATGTAGTCTAATATACAATTAGTAGAATAGCTGATAATGAAGTCTTCACCCTTCTGTATTTTCCGGACCTAGGCTCACCAATGTCGCTAACGCTGACCGCCATGAGCGACGGCGCAGTGACCAGGGGCCAGCCGCAGATGCCACGGCCTAACTGGGGCCCCTATATCGCAGTCATCACCAACAGGTTAGTCCTGCATCTTCTCTCCCAAAGCTCACCGTAAGCAGGGGCATACACCTTTTGAGACCGATAACTCCCCACAACCTTTCATTCACAGGATATGTTGGAGTTTGCAGGTCAAAGGTTACAGTATGCTGTATAAGTGTACTTAAACGCCTTGCGTTCTATTAGGTTTTGTCATTTTGCACAGTAGAACTTTTGCTAGTACCCTGACTCCTTTCCCTGTTTTATAGGACTACCAACCTAGTAATCCGAGGGGCCATGTTGTTCTCTGTTGGCGTCTTCCTGGCTCTGGTGCTGAATTTACTTCAGGTGCAGAGAAACGTCACCCTCTTTCCCCCTGATGTCATCAGCAGCATATTCTCGTCAGCCTGGTGGGTACCGCCCTGCTGTGGTACAGCCTCAGGTATGTTTGAacctataaaacacacacacacacctgggaaaTACTTTTGCAGTTTCTTAGTGAGTCAAAGGTCAACAGTCAATTTGTATCTTTACAAGCTTTGGACAAGGAAATTCAATAATGACCTTACTCAGTTGAAGTACAACTGACCCATTCAGATTGAATAAAAGAATGAGTACCATCAGACGTTGCCGGGCCTTTTGACATTCTTTTTTAGTGGTAAATATTCTGATTTCGGTTTTACAATGAACACATTTAGTCATCAGACATAGTCAAATTATGTAATAGCTGCAGAACCCTTTGacaatttgatatgtattaatacattttctgttgCTGTACTCTTCCAATCAAGCAGAGAAAATTGATAGTTATAAAACGCAACATTACATCTTTTTGTAAAGCGACAGGGGGAAAACTGAGCAGTTGTGTCCATTTGCTCGTTTCTTTGGATTTCGTTTCCAATTTGCCTCTAATCTGGGGCCTCTGTTGTGAGAGTGACTATCTCTTTTCAGGTTATTTGCATCCCCTGAAGTTGATTACCAAAAACTCTTGCGCCCAGAACGTAGTCTTCATGACTGAGACCacgcatttgttgttttttgtcatacGTTCATTCTGTCTCCATTCCCCCTTGCAGCCATAATCGGGCTGCTGTACCCGTGCATTGACAGCCGCCTGGGGGAGCCACACAAGTTCAAACGGGAATGGTCCAGTGTGATGCGCTGCGTCGCTGTGTTTGTGGGCATCAACCATGCCAGTGCCGTATCCTTAAAGTGTTTGGGCTTGTGCACCTGTTGTTCTTATGTCCAATGATTTGAGATGGTGGGATAGGCTGCAATGTTTCTCTCCCTATAGCTGTTTACACAAACTGCTTAAGTAGAGAAATGCAGTGCTGTTCATTTGATGGATTAGCCATCACTGCTTAATCCTTGACCCTACTTCTGTCAGAAAGTGGACTTTGCCAACAATGTCCAGCTGTCTTTGACTCTGGCGGCGCTCTCCGTTGGTCTTTGGTGGACTTTTGACCGCTCCCGCAGCGGCTTTGGCTTGGGTGTCAGCATCGCCCTGTTAGCGACGCTGGCAACCCAACTCCTGGTGTATAATGGAGTTTTCCAGTAAGTTTGAATTCTGTGTTCTGAACAATTACAAATTGAATAGCGATTAATCCTATTGTTAAGCGCAAAATTCAATAATGAATTCAAAAGTAGTGTACTgcacactttattttttaatataagtGCAATTAAATTTGGTTTGCACACACGAatacgctgctttttatttccactACAGTAGATCTCAACTCAAAACATTAATGTCATCAAATATAAAATCAAAGCTATTTGCCACTGCCAGGGCATTAAAGTTTTATCGAGATGGttttagaaaaacaagttaccctCCACAATCTCACAAATATAACAGGAAAGTTAATATTTAACGCTAACCCTTATTTAACCAGGGAGCAGCCTAGATTAATAGTCTGGATGTCCCTGTAAAAGTGAAATGGTCCAGCGCCAAGGATTTACTGTGCACAGCCTTTTTACTCTTAAGTCCATCCTGGACTGgatcaaaaaaagagaaacacactcAGTGATTCAGGTTATGAATAACTTTGGTTCAATTGACTTTGAACCAAAGTTATTGAGATTAAAAATTAaaaggttggtgtgtgtgtgtgtgtgtttatatatataatagggctgtcaatagattaaacaaATTCATTAATCgcttattttgaaattcattaatattGATTAATgaatcttgttgttgtttttaatgaatttttcttctaaagactcaatcttacaagtaatgagtaatcactttagaaaacgtgtatttgatcatcttggaggcagaattccacctggGGGAAcatgaactagcgactcttcctgctgtcctcgtgcacttttcTCTCAACTCGCCATaatttaacggctgtgtttcAAGTACCAATAGTCGCCCCACATTTAGTCAAACCACTGTCTttaagggacacagtggtggtctaCTGCAGACTGCCACGCAGGGTAacgttgagatggaagtagcctagcagatAGCTTAGCCGAGCAGTGCTTTAaatggtccgtttgccactcaccccccttctgtttgacacgtggagtaacTCCTCTCCACAGTTCTTTGCTGTATGTCGCGCCCCTGTTTTACTTCTGATGGAAAAAGCTCTCTCAatcttgatgtaactgactgcagctagcggccgtttTGTTTCTGCGGTCTGAAGTAAACAAACGTCcgttattatatattttttgcattaattcggccacattaatcgcttGGATTAATGCATTtgtgttgacagccctaataaatgaataaataaataatacaaattgtatatatatattatatcattaCCTGGCTAAATGTCTAAATCCTCCACCAGCAATGCCCACCTAATTGTCTACATTTTCTCTTgtgatttgcattttaaaactcTTAGCTTTAGATATTTGATAAATTGGGTCAGTCTGACCAAGATAACTCGCATCTGTTATGCTCTGGTTAAGTTTAGCTAAGTATTGTTGAAGAATTaagagctgctgcttcttctctgcACAGGTATACATCACCAGACTTCCTGTATATTCGCTCCTGGTTACCTTGCATCTTCTTTGCAGGGGTGATAACTATGGGAAACATTGGACGGCAGCTAGCCTTGGTAAGAAATTGGAATCTTTTCCAAAATTCTACTTTGCTAAAACTCTTTAagtttattagggtcctcgctacgactagtcgtagaggaacctattgtatttccaggaattattattattattctcaaa harbors:
- the insig2 gene encoding insulin-induced gene 2 protein isoform X1 — its product is MSLTLTAMSDGAVTRGQPQMPRPNWGPYIAVITNRTTNLVIRGAMLFSVGVFLALVLNLLQVQRNVTLFPPDVISSIFSSAWWVPPCCGTASAIIGLLYPCIDSRLGEPHKFKREWSSVMRCVAVFVGINHASAKVDFANNVQLSLTLAALSVGLWWTFDRSRSGFGLGVSIALLATLATQLLVYNGVFQYTSPDFLYIRSWLPCIFFAGVITMGNIGRQLALYECKFFQEKTHRD
- the insig2 gene encoding insulin-induced gene 2 protein isoform X2, with product MSLTLTAMSDGAVTRGQPQMPRPNWGPYIAVITNRTTNLVIRGAMLFSVGVFLALVLNLLQVQRNVTLFPPDVISSIFSSAWWVPPCCGTASAIIGLLYPCIDSRLGEPHKFKREWSSVMRCVAVFVGINHASAKVDFANNVQLSLTLAALSVGLWWTFDRSRSGFGLGVSIALLATLATQLLVYNGVFQGDNYGKHWTAASLV